From the Butyrivibrio fibrisolvens genome, the window AATATAATGGAACGTTGATCATCTGGTTTAAATAGGGGAAAGCATATGCATTTGCATTATCACCCATTATTGCTATTCCACCGGAAACCGCCTCATTAAAGCTCGACTCATAAAGCGATATCGCTGCTTCTCTGTCTGTGTAACGTTCCTCAAGATAGTCTGAATATAGTCTGTAGGTGGCATAGGTGAAATCCACACCTGTGATCTCATATTTACTTATTCCATTAATTAGTTTCTTTGTGTAATCCATGGCAAAATACGGGCTGATAAGATCCGCTTCTTTGCCTGTAGAACTGCTTCCAGACAGAGAATATTCTTTACTGTAAACAACAGTGTGATCGAAGTATCCCGGTGCATTACTAAGGGTTGAATATCCGTCAGTAAGCTTATTCTTGTATACGTTTTGTATATCTAGTGTCATGTACGTATTAACACCAAGATCTTTTTCTGCCTGTAAAAAAGAGTTAAGACTAAGTCCCTGAGAAAGCTTACCTACAGGATTAACCTCGTAATTTGCATATCCTTTTAGTCCGTCATTCATCCAGCCGGAATAGATAAGAGTCTGATCGGATACACCTTCATTTTTAAGCTCATCAGTTATGATCTTTGCTTCCTCATAGGTTGTGAGAGCTTCTATTGCTCTGTATCTTACTCCCAGGATGGTCTTGTACTTATCTATCGCTCCGATAAGCTCGGTATAAAGAGGTATGTCTCCGGTTTCAATAGCAGTTTCCTTAAGCTTTCCGCCTGCTATGAGATAATCTCTGTAAAGGCCTGCCATGTGGCTGTAATCGGCCTTTTCATCACTTAAGAACTTGAACCTGACTTTATATGTATCCGAAAAGTCTTTGTTTCCATACAATTGGTAACTATTGGCTCCGACTACGTTGGTTAATGATGCTTCGCCGTATGAAAGATAATCAAAGCTGCAATATATGTTGTTATATGATGTTGTCTTTCCGGATACGCCTGCATTTATAGTGCCGTAGCCATCACCGTTTTCTATGATCGCAAGGAAAGCCTGATTTTCAGTCTTTAATCCGTACACAGGGAGCTTGATCCCGTAAGTATCATCTGTTTCTGACTTTTTGGTGCTAAGAAGCTGCTGTGACAGGTCCTGTCCATATATTCTTGAGCTGTATCCTGACAGGTCACTTTTTCCATTATTAAGATCGATAAGAGCGCCGCATCCGTCAGGAACAAACATATATCCGGTATCATCTAACCCCGCTGCACCAAAGTATGGCAAGAGGTCAATACTTACAAGATAGTAGCCATCTTCGTTATAGGTTACCTCCATAGGATCTACGGATACTGTAAGGCTGTCATTATCAAGGCGGTACTCAACTCCTATAGTGAACCAGGGCTTATTATTGGTATCTTCCGATGTTTCAAGCTCTGAATCTATTTCATAATCACTTTGTGTATATCCTGCATCCTGAAAATACTGGGCAAGGTCTTCTTTGATATAATCCTTTACACCGTCTCTTAATCTGTAATAGTTGCCATCAGCGCCTTCTTCCAGTACATAGTTTCTTCTAACCTTTTTGGCTGTTTTATCATCCATAAGGCTTACAAACTGCTCGAAGCGCTCTTCCGAGATCGCCATTGGTAAAAGTAGCTCTTTTTCCATATCTCCAAGGGTATAGCTAACCTTATATCCGTCATCAAGCATTTCAATCTCAAACTGTCCGTGGGATACGCAGTCATTGTAGCTGTCCATGGTTGAGACCTGTACATCTTCGTTGAAATACCTGATCTGGAGCTGATTTTTCATTATCCTCTGATAGTAGGGGGATGCGATCTGGTCATTTTCTGTATCCTGAGGATTTGAAAACCACAAATGCCCTGTTTCATTGTCCTTAACAGCGAATGTTACATCCTCTTCGTTCAGATACAAGGTGAGATAGTCATTTTCACACACCTTATTCATGCCCTTTGGAGCATCCTTGTCAGAAGGTCCTCCTATCGCGCTTGCATCAATGGGATTAAGCAGACCGACCACTACCATATTTGATATAAGTAAAGCTGCCAGTATTCTTTTGGTTTTAGCTTTAATTGTGTATTCCGGCTTCTTCATCTAAACCTAAGCTCCTTATAAATCGTTGCTACAAAAGTGATCATTCTTCCTATGACATTGAAGAAAAGAAGTCCTATAAACATGATTATTCCCATGCCAACGACTGTTATGATGCAGGTTACAATGGTCTTTTTGACCGTGTACTGGTGGGTGATCATGGTCCCAAGGAAAAGAAGGAGGAGCGCCCACATAACACTTACGGTCTTAAATACCATATAAAAGCTTCCTTCATTACTTGTGATAAAGTGACTTACTGCCACAAGGGGAAGTCTTATAAGTACTATTGGAGCCATGGAATATCCTACAGCTATGAGGATATCTATCATCCTTCCCTTTCCTTCCATTAGCGATGTCGTACACCAGTTAGCCGTGCACCACAGCACATATACAAGGACTATGGTAAAGATATCTACTACTATGTTGAGTTCTGAAAGCCTGTTCATGTTGTAAAGAAAGCCTGTGCCCTGTTTTTCTATGGACAGGGTGATGATCGTCAGAATCACTATGGTAATAGCGGCCCCAAGGCTTCCTCTTTTCTCAAATTTGAGATCCCAGAACCCGTCAAAGGGGTGAAAGATCACGTGAAATAAATACTTTAATGATTTTCCATATAGCATTTGACTTTACCTACCCATTTTTTGTATGCAAAAAATCCTTTGATACAGATTGCTGTTACTATAACAATGATGATGATAAGCATTCCTCTGGCAAAAAACTTTTCCATCATCTCTTTTCTGTAGTAGTAAAGCGCTTTGGAATAGTATTTCCTGTTATTACCAAGCTTGAAGTACTCCATGGCAGCTTTATAATCTTCTGCATCCATGCTGGCTTTACCAAGTCCGATGTAGGCAAGCTCATTGTTGGAGTTATATGTAGCCACTTCATTCCAGAGTCTTGTAGCTTCTTCAGAGTTACCGATGCTATTGTTCCTGATGGCTCCAAGAAGAAGTTCTCCATAGTCTGTGATATCAAACTCCATCACGTTTCCAAGGACGTTGTCCAAAACGAATATCTTCTTTTCATCCTCAGAAAGAGCTATTGCTACAGGCTTTTGGAAATTGCCTTCCTTGATGCCTATCTGTCCGAATACGAAGAGATTATTGCCGTCGTAGTCGTAAGCAAATATCTTGCCATCGTTGTTATCCAAGACGAAATAACAGCCATCATCATTAACTGCCACATCGCAGAAGGAAGACCATCCATTCTGGTAACCATCGAGATCGCCGATTATCTTGTTGTTACTAAGGCGCCTGAGTACATCTACTCCGGTTGGATTAAGCCTTCTTATGGCGTCAGCTCCTGATGCAAGATCTTCGCCGCTTAGATTGTTGATCGTTGCATAGATGAAGTTCTCTTTATCAACGCATATGTTGCTGTACTCAGTAGGAACGATGGTTGCCATTCTCTCCTGCTGTTGTTTTGTGGAAAAATAGTTCTTCCAGATATAGGTAAACATGCTTACAGATACTTCTGTTGCACCCATAAATCCCTGGAATTCGCCGTTTTTATCGAATTCTATAAGACCCATGTTGATTCCGTAAGCAATAACATAGATCCTGCCTGCATGATCTACAACAACTTTGATTGGTGTATACTGCTGGGAATCAGTTATAAGTGTGGTGACAGGTCTTCCTATCTCTCTTACGAAAGCTCCTTTTTCATCAAGCTCAACCAGTCTGGAGTTGCCGCTGTCTGCAATGTATATGTGGTCTTCATCTGTCACGAATACTCCCTGTGGCTCTTTGAAGGTATCTGAGCTGTCACTGGCGCATGTATACTCATTCAATACATTTCCGTCAAAATCTGTGACCAGTATTCTTGAATTACCGGTATCTGCGATATATAACTTCTCACCTTTAAGGAACATATCCTTTGGGAAATTCAGGGTTGTATCAGAGTTCTTATCTCCTGCTCCGAGAAAAGATTTTTTATATAAAAAGGTGTGGGGCTGGGCTACAGCTTCTCCCCAGAAGTTATAGTTGTAGGATTCATATGGAGCATTGGCACTTGCACTTATAAAACTTGCTATCCATATGCCTGTAGTCACTATGAAAAGCGCCAGTATTGAGATGAGAGGTTTTGGTTTTAACAACATAAAACTCCTTTATTCCTTGATTCCTGAAGATGCCATTGTCTCGATGATATTGCTCTGGCTTGCTATGAAGATTGCAATAGGAACGATCATCATTATTACTGCTACAGCTGCTGTTGCTCCTGATCTTGCTATACCTGCAGCTGATATCTGGCTGAGGGCATAGGGCAGGGTTTTAAGCTCTTCACTGAAAATGTAGTTAGATCCCTGAAGGTTCCAAAGATCCTGGAAACAAAAGATTATAAGGGTAAGCCATGCAGGTTTAACCTGCGGCATCGCTATTTTCCAAAAGACTTTGAATTCGGAAGCTCCGTCTATTCTTGCGGCTTCAAGAAGTGAATCCGGAAGCTGCTCCATAAACTGCTTCATAAGGAATAGTCCCAATGGTTTTGCTATTGCAGGAACTATAAGTGATGCGTAGGAATCCAGCCATC encodes:
- a CDS encoding NHL repeat-containing protein → MLKPKPLISILALFIVTTGIWIASFISASANAPYESYNYNFWGEAVAQPHTFLYKKSFLGAGDKNSDTTLNFPKDMFLKGEKLYIADTGNSRILVTDFDGNVLNEYTCASDSSDTFKEPQGVFVTDEDHIYIADSGNSRLVELDEKGAFVREIGRPVTTLITDSQQYTPIKVVVDHAGRIYVIAYGINMGLIEFDKNGEFQGFMGATEVSVSMFTYIWKNYFSTKQQQERMATIVPTEYSNICVDKENFIYATINNLSGEDLASGADAIRRLNPTGVDVLRRLSNNKIIGDLDGYQNGWSSFCDVAVNDDGCYFVLDNNDGKIFAYDYDGNNLFVFGQIGIKEGNFQKPVAIALSEDEKKIFVLDNVLGNVMEFDITDYGELLLGAIRNNSIGNSEEATRLWNEVATYNSNNELAYIGLGKASMDAEDYKAAMEYFKLGNNRKYYSKALYYYRKEMMEKFFARGMLIIIIVIVTAICIKGFFAYKKWVGKVKCYMENH
- a CDS encoding DUF5696 domain-containing protein, coding for MKKPEYTIKAKTKRILAALLISNMVVVGLLNPIDASAIGGPSDKDAPKGMNKVCENDYLTLYLNEEDVTFAVKDNETGHLWFSNPQDTENDQIASPYYQRIMKNQLQIRYFNEDVQVSTMDSYNDCVSHGQFEIEMLDDGYKVSYTLGDMEKELLLPMAISEERFEQFVSLMDDKTAKKVRRNYVLEEGADGNYYRLRDGVKDYIKEDLAQYFQDAGYTQSDYEIDSELETSEDTNNKPWFTIGVEYRLDNDSLTVSVDPMEVTYNEDGYYLVSIDLLPYFGAAGLDDTGYMFVPDGCGALIDLNNGKSDLSGYSSRIYGQDLSQQLLSTKKSETDDTYGIKLPVYGLKTENQAFLAIIENGDGYGTINAGVSGKTTSYNNIYCSFDYLSYGEASLTNVVGANSYQLYGNKDFSDTYKVRFKFLSDEKADYSHMAGLYRDYLIAGGKLKETAIETGDIPLYTELIGAIDKYKTILGVRYRAIEALTTYEEAKIITDELKNEGVSDQTLIYSGWMNDGLKGYANYEVNPVGKLSQGLSLNSFLQAEKDLGVNTYMTLDIQNVYKNKLTDGYSTLSNAPGYFDHTVVYSKEYSLSGSSSTGKEADLISPYFAMDYTKKLINGISKYEITGVDFTYATYRLYSDYLEERYTDREAAISLYESSFNEAVSGGIAIMGDNANAYAFPYLNQMINVPLYSNRYRILDREIPFYQMVIHGSLSYSGEALNMSDDYETSLLKSVECGAGLHYLWIYKDNSLLKETDYDDLYSVQYSSWKEKAVSDYARVNEVLQGLTDVSIVSHELLSEDLVKVTYDNGTRIYVNYSDSAITVDGVTVEARSFIRKD
- a CDS encoding YIP1 family protein; the encoded protein is MLYGKSLKYLFHVIFHPFDGFWDLKFEKRGSLGAAITIVILTIITLSIEKQGTGFLYNMNRLSELNIVVDIFTIVLVYVLWCTANWCTTSLMEGKGRMIDILIAVGYSMAPIVLIRLPLVAVSHFITSNEGSFYMVFKTVSVMWALLLLFLGTMITHQYTVKKTIVTCIITVVGMGIIMFIGLLFFNVIGRMITFVATIYKELRFR